CGTCGGGGTCCATGAGCCGGGTGAGGATCTTGGCCAGTGTGGTCTTGCCCGAGCCGGTCTCCCCCACGATCGCGACGCGGGTGTGCGGCTCGAGGGTGAGCTCGACGTCGCTGAGCACCGGGCGGCCGGCGGTGTAGGAGTAGCCGACGTGCTCGAAGTGGATCGGCACCGGTACATCAGGCAGCTCGACGCCGTCCTCGGGGTCGGAGACGTCGGCGGGGGTGTCGAGGATGCCGATGACGCGGCGCCAGCCGGCGAACGCGTTCTGGGCGTCGGTGAGCACCTGGGTGCCCATCTGCACCGGGCCGACGAACAGGGTCACGAGGAACGCGAAGGCGAGGACAGTGCCGGCCGACAGGTCGCCGGCTACGCCGAGGAGCACGCCGATCACGACGATGCCGGCGTTGGCCAGGCCGGCGGAGATGCCGCCGAGCGAGAAGGAGAACGCGGTCAGGCCCTGGGCCCGGCTGCTGGCGGTCAGGTGGCGCTGGACGGCGGTGTCGATGCGGTCCTGGGTGCGCTCCTGCACGGCGTAGCTGCGGACGGTGGCCGCGCCGACGACGGGCTCGGAGATGGCCGAGAGCAGGGCGCCGACCTGTTGGCGCACGACGGCGTACGCCGCGGAGAGTCGCTTCTGGAAGTAGCGCAGGCTCAGGAACAGCGGCAGGAAGCAGATCCACACCACCAGGGCAAGCTGCCAGCTGTAGACGACCATGACGACGGTGGCGAGCACGATCTGCCCCACGCTGACGATGGCAATGACGCCGCCGAAGACGAGGAACTGCGAGACCTGGTCGACGTCGCTGGTGACGCGCGAGACCAGGGCGCCGCGGCGCTCGGTGTTCTGCGTCAGCACGGGCAGGTCGTGGACGTGGCGGAAGGCCTTGACGCGCAGCGTGGCCAGGCCGGTCTCCGCGGTGCGGAACAGCCGCGCGGTCATGAACGCCGACGCCAGGCCGGTGACGAGCAGACCGATACCGATGACGGTCACGACGAGCGCGACGAAGCCGCGGTCGACGCCGCCGGGGGCGGACAGGCCGCGGTCGACGCCCTGCTGGACGGCGATCGGCACGAGCACGCGGCCGACGGTGGCCAGGATCGCGAGCGCGACAGTGACGCCGAGGCCCTCGCGCAGCTGCGGTGACAGCTCGAGGCCGCGGCGCAAGGTGTCCATCGCGGTGGAGGCCTCGCCTGACAGGACGCTGGTGCCGCTGGAGGTGCGCGCGGCGTTCGTGGTGTCGGTGCGGTCAGTGGTCGTGCTCATCGGGACACCCCCGCAGCGTCCGCAGCGTCGGCGGCCGCCTCGGCGGCGGCGTCCTCGTAGGCGTTGACGAGCGAGGCGTACGCCGGGTTGCGTCTCAGCAGCTCGGCGTGGGTGCCGCGGTCGGCGATCTTGCCGTCGGCCACGAAGACGACCTCGTCGGCCAGCGCGATGGTGGCCTTGCGGTAGGCGACGACCACGACGGTGCTCTCGCCCGACGAGGCGCGCAGGGAGGCGAGAATGCGGGCCTCGACCTCGGGGTCGACCGCGGAGGTGGCGTCGTCCATGACGAGCAGTCGCGGGTTGCCGACCAGGGCGCGGGCGAGCGAGAGCCGCTGGCGCTGGCCGCCGGACAGCGACGTGCCGCGCTCCCCCAGCCGGGCGTCGAGGCCGCCGTCGAGGGCGGCGACGAAGCCGTCGGCCTGCGCGGTGCGCAGCGCGGCCCAGACCTGCTCGTCACTGACGTCGCGGTCGAGGGTGACGTTGCCGCGGACGGTGTCGTCGAAGAGGAAGGCCTGCTGCGGCACGAGCGCAGCCTGGCGGGCCAGGGAGCCGTGGGCGAGCTCGCGCAGGTCCTGGCCGTCGACGAGGAAGCGGCCGCGGTCGGGATCCACGAGGCGGAACATCAGCGTGGTGAGCGTGCTCTTGCCGGCGGCGGTGGCGCCGACGATGGCGAGGGTGCGTCCTGGCGGTACGTCGAACGTCACGCCGTCGAGGACCGGGTCGCCCTCGACGTACGAGAAGGCGACGTCCTCGACGCGCAGACCGGCGCCGCCGCGGCTGCTGGGCAGCCGGTCGGGGCCGAACTCCATGTGGCCGTCCTCGCCGAGCACCGACCGGACGCGGCTGAAGCCGACGACCGAGCGGGGGAACTCGCCGAGCAGCCAGCCGATGGAGCGGATGGGGAAGGCGACGACCATGAGGAGGTAGCAGATGTTGACGACGTCGCCGGGCGCGCTGGTGCCGGCCTCGACGCGACCGACGCCGACCATGAGGACGGCGAGCACGCCGAGGCTGGGCAGCGACTCGAGGACGGGGTCGAAGACGGCGCGGACGGTGCCGGCCTTGATGCTGGTGTCGCGCAGCTTCTCGGCCTTGCGGGCGAAGCGATCGGTCTCCTCGGTCTCGCGGCCGAGCGACTTCACGACGAGGGCGCCGTCGAAGGACTCGTGGGCGACCTCGCTGAGCTCGGCGCGCAGCGCCTGCACTCGGGTCATGAGCGGCGACTGGATGCGCTGAAAGATCAGGTTGCTGATGATGACGAGCGGGAAGACGAGCAGCCCGACGAGGGCCAGGATCACGTCGGTCAGCAGCATCTGGCCGACGGCGATGACCATCATGGCGATGGTGCCGACGGCCATCGGCAGCGGCGCGATGGGCGCCCAGGCGGCCTCGACGTCGCTGTTGGCGTTGGAGAGCAGCTGGCCGGTGGGGTGGCGGTGGTGCCACTCGAGCGGGAGGTCGAGGTACTTGCGGGTGACGTCGCGGCGGTCGTGGGCCTGCATGCGGTACTGCATCAGCCCGGCGCCCCAGCGGCGCATGACGATGCTGACGCCGCGGACGATGGCGACGCCGATGAAGAGCGCGGCGGCGGTGATCAGCCCGCCGGCGGGGGCCACGCCGTCCTCGAAGCCGGGCAGGATGACGTTGTCGGTCGACCAGCCGAGCACCCAGGCGTCGGCGACCGTCAGCGCACCGAAGACGACGGCGCCGAGGGTGGAGATGGCGAACATCCGGGGCTCGCGCTTGATCGCGACCCCGAGGACGCGCAGTCCCGCGCGCATCGTCCCGACCTGTGCCGTCGCCACACTTCTCCAATCGTTGGTCGAGCTCGTCGAGACCCCCCGGTGGTCGAGCAGGTCGCGCAGCGACCGATGTCGAGACCCGGTGAGGTCAGCAGGTAGTTCATTCGGCGGTCGAGCTTGTCGAGACCCGAGCCCGTCAGGACCTAACACCGCCCGCGCCGAAAGCCTTCCCCACAGTACGGACACAACGGTTATCCCGGACCTCCGGCATCCCGCTTCCGTAGGCTCCCCGCGTGACCTCCTTCGCCCGCCACGAGCGCACGCTGCTCGCCGCCCTCGCCCAGCAGCTCGGCCCCGACGCGCCCACCCTGTGCGGCGACTGGACGACCAAGGAGCTGCTGGCCCACCTGGTCATCCGTGAGGGTCGCCCGGCGGCCGCGGGCGTCTTCGTGCCGCAACTCGAGGGCTGGCTTGAGAACGCCACAGAGCACCAGCTGGCGCGGCCGTACGTCGACCTGGTCGACGCCGTGCGCCACGGGCCGCCGCTGTGGTCGCCGTTCCGGCTGCCGAAGGCCGATGCGCTCGGGAACCTGGTGGAGTTCTTCGTCCACCACGAGGACGTACGTCGCGCGCAGCCAGACTGGGCGCCGCGTGACCTGTCGCGCGCTCGACAGGACACGTTGTGGCGGGCGCTCGGCGTGGCCGGGAGGCTGCTGGCCCTCCGCTCCCCCGTGCCGCTGGCGGTCACCCGCAGCGACACCGGAGCTTGTACGACGCTGAAGCGTCGGCGCGGGGCTGTGTTGACCGGGCTCCCGTCGGAGGTGCTGCTCTTCCTCTACGGCCGGCAGGACCACGCCGAGGTCGAGGTCACCGGCGACAACACCGCAGTCGCGAAGATACGCCGCGCCAACTTGGGCATATGAGGCAGCTGGCCCGTTCCTTCGGCGTCGGACGCTTCCGAATCGCTCCGCTTATGTGGTCCGAGACGAACGAACCTCAATCCGTCTAGCGCCCCGGTCGCGTCAAGTAGTCACGAGTTCACTGTAAGCATCAGGTTTCACCCAATGCGCCGGTAGCGGTGCCTCGCTGAGGGCGGCGGTTGTTAGATGACGACAATTGATTCTAGAGTCCAGGTACGAACGCACCTCCGGCCCTGACAGCCAACTTGCGAGTTCTCGACAGGTCCTGGCGCTCCCGTCGAAAG
This DNA window, taken from Nocardioides sp. HDW12B, encodes the following:
- a CDS encoding ABC transporter ATP-binding protein; amino-acid sequence: MSTTTDRTDTTNAARTSSGTSVLSGEASTAMDTLRRGLELSPQLREGLGVTVALAILATVGRVLVPIAVQQGVDRGLSAPGGVDRGFVALVVTVIGIGLLVTGLASAFMTARLFRTAETGLATLRVKAFRHVHDLPVLTQNTERRGALVSRVTSDVDQVSQFLVFGGVIAIVSVGQIVLATVVMVVYSWQLALVVWICFLPLFLSLRYFQKRLSAAYAVVRQQVGALLSAISEPVVGAATVRSYAVQERTQDRIDTAVQRHLTASSRAQGLTAFSFSLGGISAGLANAGIVVIGVLLGVAGDLSAGTVLAFAFLVTLFVGPVQMGTQVLTDAQNAFAGWRRVIGILDTPADVSDPEDGVELPDVPVPIHFEHVGYSYTAGRPVLSDVELTLEPHTRVAIVGETGSGKTTLAKILTRLMDPDEGRVLIGGTDLRTVAFSSLRTHIVLVPQEGFLFDATLRENLQYGAPGASDASLLAAVTDLGLGDWLATLPHGLDSQVGQRGESLSAGERQLVALVRAQLADPDILVLDEATSAVDPALEMRISAALDRLTSGRTAVTIAHRMSTAERADLVVVMDAGRVVQQGRHAELVAEGGVYGRLHASWTAQMSTG
- a CDS encoding ABC transporter ATP-binding protein; this translates as MRAGLRVLGVAIKREPRMFAISTLGAVVFGALTVADAWVLGWSTDNVILPGFEDGVAPAGGLITAAALFIGVAIVRGVSIVMRRWGAGLMQYRMQAHDRRDVTRKYLDLPLEWHHRHPTGQLLSNANSDVEAAWAPIAPLPMAVGTIAMMVIAVGQMLLTDVILALVGLLVFPLVIISNLIFQRIQSPLMTRVQALRAELSEVAHESFDGALVVKSLGRETEETDRFARKAEKLRDTSIKAGTVRAVFDPVLESLPSLGVLAVLMVGVGRVEAGTSAPGDVVNICYLLMVVAFPIRSIGWLLGEFPRSVVGFSRVRSVLGEDGHMEFGPDRLPSSRGGAGLRVEDVAFSYVEGDPVLDGVTFDVPPGRTLAIVGATAAGKSTLTTLMFRLVDPDRGRFLVDGQDLRELAHGSLARQAALVPQQAFLFDDTVRGNVTLDRDVSDEQVWAALRTAQADGFVAALDGGLDARLGERGTSLSGGQRQRLSLARALVGNPRLLVMDDATSAVDPEVEARILASLRASSGESTVVVVAYRKATIALADEVVFVADGKIADRGTHAELLRRNPAYASLVNAYEDAAAEAAADAADAAGVSR
- a CDS encoding TIGR03085 family metal-binding protein; amino-acid sequence: MTSFARHERTLLAALAQQLGPDAPTLCGDWTTKELLAHLVIREGRPAAAGVFVPQLEGWLENATEHQLARPYVDLVDAVRHGPPLWSPFRLPKADALGNLVEFFVHHEDVRRAQPDWAPRDLSRARQDTLWRALGVAGRLLALRSPVPLAVTRSDTGACTTLKRRRGAVLTGLPSEVLLFLYGRQDHAEVEVTGDNTAVAKIRRANLGI